The following coding sequences lie in one Numenius arquata chromosome 27, bNumArq3.hap1.1, whole genome shotgun sequence genomic window:
- the LOC141475921 gene encoding feather beta keratin: protein MSCYDLCRPCGPTPLANSCNEPCVRQCQDSRVIIEPSPVVVTLPGPILSSFPQNTAVGSTTSAAVGSILSAEGVPINSGGFNLSGLGGRYYGRRCLPC, encoded by the coding sequence ATGTCCTGCTACGATCTGTGCCgtccctgtggcccaaccccactggccaacagctgcaacgagccctgtgtcaggcagtgccaggactcccgGGTGATTATTGAACCATCtcctgtggtggtgaccctgcccggacccatcctcagctccttcccccagaacACTGCTGTGGGAtccaccacctctgctgctgttggcagcatcctgagCGCTGAGGGAGTCCCTATCAACTCCGGGGGCTTCAACCTCTCTGGCCTTGGTGGCCGCTACTACGGCAGAAGGTGCCTGCCCTGCTAA
- the LOC141475947 gene encoding feather beta keratin-like translates to MSCYDLCRPCGPTPLANSCNEPCVRQCQDSRVVIQPSPVVVTLPGPILSSFPQNTAVGSTTSAAVGSILSAEGVPINSGGFNLSGLGGRYYGRRCLPC, encoded by the coding sequence ATGTCCTGCTACGATCTGTGCCgtccctgtggcccaaccccattggccaacagctgcaacgagccctgtgtcaggcagtgccaggactcccgggtggtgatccagccctctcccgtggtggtgaccctgcccggacccatcctcagctccttcccccagaacaccgccgtgggatccaccacctctgctgctgttggcagcatcctgagTGCTGAGGGAGTCCCTATCAACTCCGGGGGTTTCAACCTCTCTGGCCTTGGTGGCCGCTACTACGGCAGAAGGTGCCTGCCCTGCTAA
- the LOC141475946 gene encoding feather beta keratin-like isoform X2, whose translation MCQGCLWAWGVLDQYKRQSNCSSLIHFSCLLLLVSQVHLHPTAMSCYDLCRPCGPTPLANSCNEPCVRQCQDSRVVIQPSPVVVTLPGPILSSFPQNTAVGSTTSAAVGSILSEEGVPISSGGFNLSGLGGRYYGRRCLPC comes from the exons ATGTGCCAAGGGTGCCTGTGGGCCTGGGGTGTTCTGGACCAGTATAAAAGGCAGTCCAACTGCA GCTCCCTCATCCACTTctcttgccttctcctcctcG tctcccaggtgcacctccatcCCACAGCCATGTCCTGCTACGATCTGTGCCgtccctgtggcccaaccccgctggccaacagctgcaacgagccctgtgtcaggcagtgccaggactcccgggtggtgatccagccctctcccgtggtggtgaccctgcccggacccatcctcagctccttcccccagaacaccgccgtgggatccaccacctccgctgctgttggcagcatcctgagTGAGGAAGGAGTGCCCATCAGCTCCGGGGGCTTCAACCTCTCTGGCCTTGGTGGCCGCTACTACGGCAGAAGGTGCCTGCCCTGCTAA
- the LOC141475946 gene encoding feather beta keratin-like isoform X1 has translation MCQGCLWAWGVLDQYKRQSNCSSLIHFSCLLLLGEQVHLHPTAMSCYDLCRPCGPTPLANSCNEPCVRQCQDSRVVIQPSPVVVTLPGPILSSFPQNTAVGSTTSAAVGSILSEEGVPISSGGFNLSGLGGRYYGRRCLPC, from the exons ATGTGCCAAGGGTGCCTGTGGGCCTGGGGTGTTCTGGACCAGTATAAAAGGCAGTCCAACTGCA GCTCCCTCATCCACTTctcttgccttctcctcctcGGTGAA caggtgcacctccatcCCACAGCCATGTCCTGCTACGATCTGTGCCgtccctgtggcccaaccccgctggccaacagctgcaacgagccctgtgtcaggcagtgccaggactcccgggtggtgatccagccctctcccgtggtggtgaccctgcccggacccatcctcagctccttcccccagaacaccgccgtgggatccaccacctccgctgctgttggcagcatcctgagTGAGGAAGGAGTGCCCATCAGCTCCGGGGGCTTCAACCTCTCTGGCCTTGGTGGCCGCTACTACGGCAGAAGGTGCCTGCCCTGCTAA